A section of the Stenotrophomonas sp. 364 genome encodes:
- a CDS encoding SseB family protein — translation MTELPPQTPIETLLQSAMDGQLPIGLFMKAFVASEVMLLTGSLVTADGSGFDPLLFDKQGVLHVAVFTDMARVGFHSQQAPHTIRMQMLEVLKRVPGGYGVVVNPGTRLGLELSAAGIGEILKDFG, via the coding sequence ATGACCGAACTGCCCCCGCAAACGCCGATCGAAACCCTGCTGCAGTCCGCGATGGACGGCCAGTTGCCGATCGGGTTGTTCATGAAGGCCTTCGTGGCCTCCGAGGTGATGCTGCTCACCGGCAGCCTGGTCACCGCCGACGGCAGCGGGTTCGACCCGTTGCTGTTCGACAAGCAGGGCGTGCTGCACGTGGCGGTGTTCACCGATATGGCGCGGGTGGGGTTCCACAGCCAGCAGGCGCCGCACACGATTCGGATGCAGATGCTGGAGGTGCTCAAGCGCGTGCCCGGCGGCTACGGCGTGGTGGTCAATCCGGGGACGCGGCTGGGGCTGGAACTGTCGGCGGCGGGGATCGGCGAGATTTTGAAGGATTTTGGGTGA
- a CDS encoding MFS transporter encodes MSRPDKPTLSFWQIWNMCFGFMGIQFGFALQNANASRIFETLGAPMDAVPGLWIAAPLTGLLVQPVIGYWSDRTWTRWGRRRPYFMIGAVLTTLALLVMPNSPTLWIAAGTLWVLDASINVSMEPFRAFVGDQLAPRQRPTGYAMQSFFIGIGAIVASFLPFVLAHFGVANTAGPGQVPDTVRYAFYVGAVVLLAAICWTVFSTREYAPAELAAFADAEPPAHQTAAAVRGPAPWHQAALWLGVGVVLAGLIAWRQGDKMLYVLAGLCAAYGVLLGLARVLPGTHMLAQIVGDLRTMPTTMRRLAWVQFFSWFALFAMWIFTTRAVAGVHFGATETESAAYNEGANWVGVLFGAYNGFAALAALLIPPMVRALGLRWSHLLNLWLGGAGLISMMFIDDPRWLLLSMVGVGFAWASILSLPYALLSDSVPAAKMGVYMGIFNFFIVIPQLVAASALGFALRAWLGGQPMHVLVLGGCSLLVAGLCVLRVPSRPEVV; translated from the coding sequence ATGAGCCGCCCCGACAAGCCCACGCTGTCGTTCTGGCAGATCTGGAACATGTGCTTCGGCTTCATGGGCATCCAGTTCGGGTTCGCGCTGCAGAACGCAAATGCCAGCCGCATCTTCGAAACCCTCGGTGCACCGATGGATGCCGTGCCCGGGCTGTGGATCGCCGCGCCGCTGACCGGGTTGCTGGTGCAGCCGGTGATCGGCTACTGGTCCGACCGCACCTGGACCCGCTGGGGCCGGCGTCGCCCTTACTTCATGATCGGCGCGGTGCTGACCACGCTGGCGCTGCTGGTGATGCCCAACTCGCCCACGCTGTGGATCGCCGCCGGCACGTTATGGGTACTGGACGCATCCATCAATGTGTCGATGGAGCCCTTCCGGGCTTTCGTCGGCGACCAACTCGCGCCGCGCCAACGGCCGACCGGCTACGCCATGCAGAGTTTCTTCATCGGCATCGGCGCGATCGTGGCCAGCTTCCTGCCCTTCGTACTGGCGCACTTCGGCGTGGCCAACACCGCCGGGCCAGGGCAGGTGCCCGACACCGTGCGCTATGCGTTCTACGTGGGCGCGGTGGTGCTGCTCGCGGCGATCTGCTGGACGGTGTTCAGCACCCGCGAGTACGCGCCGGCCGAGCTGGCCGCGTTCGCCGATGCCGAGCCGCCCGCGCACCAGACCGCTGCCGCCGTGCGCGGGCCGGCGCCCTGGCACCAGGCGGCGCTGTGGCTGGGGGTGGGCGTGGTACTGGCCGGGCTCATCGCCTGGCGCCAGGGCGACAAGATGCTGTACGTGCTGGCCGGCCTGTGTGCCGCCTACGGCGTGCTGCTGGGCCTGGCGCGGGTGCTGCCCGGCACCCACATGCTGGCGCAGATCGTGGGCGACCTGCGCACCATGCCGACCACCATGCGGCGGCTGGCCTGGGTGCAGTTCTTCTCGTGGTTCGCGCTGTTTGCGATGTGGATCTTCACCACCCGCGCGGTGGCTGGCGTCCACTTCGGTGCGACCGAGACCGAGTCTGCGGCCTACAATGAAGGCGCCAACTGGGTGGGCGTGCTGTTCGGGGCCTACAACGGCTTCGCGGCGCTGGCAGCACTGCTGATTCCGCCGATGGTACGCGCGCTGGGGCTGCGCTGGAGCCATCTGCTCAACCTGTGGCTGGGCGGCGCGGGACTGATCTCGATGATGTTCATCGACGATCCCCGCTGGCTGCTGCTGTCGATGGTCGGCGTGGGCTTTGCCTGGGCCTCGATCCTGTCGTTGCCGTACGCACTGCTGTCCGACAGCGTGCCGGCGGCCAAGATGGGCGTGTACATGGGCATCTTCAATTTCTTCATCGTGATCCCGCAGCTGGTGGCCGCCAGCGCGCTCGGCTTCGCCCTGCGTGCCTGGCTGGGTGGCCAGCCCATGCATGTGCTGGTGCTGGGCGGCTGCAGCCTGCTGGTGGCCGGTCTGTGCGTACTGCGGGTTCCGTCCCGTCCGGAGGTGGTGTGA
- a CDS encoding Six-hairpin glycosidase-like protein gives MLKMICLTAALGLALGSTATAADLTFDGRTARADTAADGGFRLRAAGQTVAIAAPPMRSRTDSVLFDALFALAQQEMDADRVAAIRDPAFNQGNPVPCDCFQTGERWPYVWTRDVSFAADLALARLDPERTRQSLQFKLSPARDGHTPGLLVAQDTGSGGSWPISSDRVVWFLAARHLLDDPAFAEQTWQALQATLAQDRAAVFDARIGLYRGETSFLDWREQTYPDWTRQDVRFIGDSFALSTNVLHYQALRLAEQLARTRGDARASEYAGWADALATQIDARFWRDDAGMYMSYIGEAAHPVPYAKYDLLALSLGVLADVFPADRARRALAAYPAVEGGSPVVWPQEAQQPIYHNRAVWPFVSAYSLRAARRLDDAARIQLEIESLMRGSALAGSNMENYEMRRLAVHVDEGALSGPVVNSPRQLWSVAGYLSMVLEGVFGVEADGTVAPKLPTALVPQLFGARRSIELDDGQRRYILTRPRTLDGDLLVAKKIVRRGNTVTVHLATQAARGSAEPRPVASGSATAYAPATPAAPTPTARGTAWSIAIPANHVLWRDGRPVTGASPLLLTDDGHQHCLSFTRREGALESLHSPTTCIGPQQRLRGATTWSWTATHPTRVRVRLRYDNPNGPINTGVTAAVKQLVMQCPGQPVQRASVAMPHSVGPQDSTAAEFDLPGGRCRFALEEGFNMSALAHFATYNGGKGGRDGVLNQATVSALLIAPIAATDGDAR, from the coding sequence ATGCTGAAGATGATCTGCCTGACCGCTGCCCTTGGGCTGGCGCTGGGTTCGACCGCAACCGCGGCGGACCTGACCTTCGACGGCCGCACCGCGCGCGCCGACACGGCCGCCGATGGCGGCTTCCGCCTGCGGGCCGCCGGCCAGACGGTGGCCATTGCCGCCCCGCCGATGCGCAGCCGCACCGACAGCGTGCTGTTCGATGCCTTGTTCGCGCTGGCCCAGCAGGAGATGGACGCCGACCGCGTGGCTGCGATCCGCGACCCGGCCTTCAACCAAGGCAACCCGGTGCCGTGCGACTGCTTCCAGACCGGCGAGCGCTGGCCCTACGTGTGGACCCGCGATGTCAGCTTCGCAGCCGATCTGGCGCTGGCCCGGCTGGACCCGGAACGCACCCGGCAGTCGCTGCAGTTCAAGCTGTCGCCCGCGCGCGACGGGCACACCCCCGGGCTGTTAGTGGCCCAGGACACCGGCTCCGGCGGGAGCTGGCCGATCAGCAGCGACCGGGTGGTGTGGTTCCTGGCTGCACGCCACCTGCTGGATGACCCGGCGTTCGCCGAGCAGACCTGGCAGGCGCTGCAGGCCACGCTGGCGCAGGACCGCGCAGCGGTGTTCGATGCGCGCATCGGCCTGTACCGCGGCGAGACGTCGTTCCTGGACTGGCGCGAACAGACCTACCCGGACTGGACCCGTCAGGACGTGCGCTTCATCGGCGACTCCTTCGCGTTGTCCACCAACGTGCTGCACTACCAGGCGCTGCGCCTGGCCGAGCAGCTGGCGCGCACCCGCGGTGACGCCCGCGCCAGCGAGTACGCCGGCTGGGCCGACGCGTTGGCCACGCAGATCGACGCGCGCTTCTGGCGCGATGATGCCGGTATGTACATGAGCTACATCGGCGAGGCCGCGCACCCGGTGCCTTATGCCAAATACGACTTGCTTGCGCTCTCGCTGGGCGTGCTGGCCGACGTGTTCCCGGCCGACCGCGCCCGCCGTGCGCTGGCTGCCTACCCGGCGGTGGAAGGCGGCAGCCCGGTCGTGTGGCCGCAGGAAGCGCAGCAGCCGATTTACCACAACCGCGCGGTCTGGCCCTTCGTCAGTGCGTATTCGCTGCGCGCCGCGCGCCGGCTGGACGATGCCGCACGCATCCAGCTGGAGATCGAATCGCTGATGCGTGGCAGCGCGCTGGCCGGTTCCAACATGGAAAACTACGAGATGCGCCGCCTGGCCGTGCATGTCGACGAGGGCGCGTTGAGCGGCCCGGTGGTCAATTCGCCGCGCCAGCTGTGGTCGGTGGCCGGCTACCTGTCGATGGTGCTGGAAGGCGTGTTCGGCGTGGAGGCCGACGGCACGGTGGCCCCCAAACTTCCGACCGCGCTGGTACCGCAACTGTTCGGTGCGCGACGCAGTATCGAACTGGACGACGGCCAGCGCCGCTACATCCTCACGCGCCCGCGCACGCTGGACGGCGACCTGCTGGTGGCAAAGAAGATCGTGCGCCGGGGCAACACGGTCACCGTGCATCTGGCGACCCAGGCCGCCCGCGGTAGCGCCGAGCCGCGCCCGGTTGCGTCCGGATCTGCAACCGCCTACGCCCCTGCCACGCCCGCCGCACCGACACCCACCGCACGCGGCACGGCATGGTCGATTGCGATCCCGGCCAACCACGTGCTGTGGCGGGATGGTCGCCCGGTAACGGGCGCCTCGCCGCTGCTGCTCACCGACGACGGCCACCAGCACTGTCTGAGCTTCACCCGCCGCGAGGGTGCGCTCGAATCGCTGCACAGCCCGACGACCTGCATCGGGCCGCAGCAGCGTCTGCGCGGTGCCACCACGTGGAGCTGGACTGCCACTCACCCCACCCGGGTACGCGTACGCCTGCGCTACGACAACCCCAATGGCCCCATCAACACCGGCGTGACCGCTGCGGTGAAACAGCTGGTGATGCAGTGCCCGGGCCAGCCGGTGCAGCGTGCCAGCGTGGCGATGCCGCATAGCGTGGGTCCGCAGGATTCCACCGCCGCCGAATTCGACCTGCCCGGCGGGCGTTGTCGGTTCGCGCTGGAAGAGGGCTTCAACATGAGCGCACTGGCGCACTTTGCCACCTACAACGGCGGCAAGGGCGGGCGCGACGGCGTGCTCAACCAGGCTACGGTCAGCGCGCTGCTGATCGCGCCGATTGCCGCCACCGACGGGGATGCACGATGA
- a CDS encoding alpha-amylase family glycosyl hydrolase — MRGALSVAVLLVLSAGQAMAGPRPDYIGTTEPFASDAVYFVVTDRFVNGDPSNDHRDQGGKHRTFDIPVPCPDKVDGNIGYLGGDFKGVLDNADYIRKLGFGAVWITPIVDNPDEAFTGSKPISCTSTLTDRGKTGYHGYWGVNFYTLDEHLPSADLDFAGLTRGLHAAKLKVVLDIVGNHGSPAWTMPTRQPQFGQIFDKDGTLVADHQNLPPQQLDPQHNRLHAFYNNTGPVDGKHGSVFDGNLAELSDFNEHNPAVMDYLVGAYLQWTAQGVDALRIDTIGWLPHTWWHEFVGRIRAAHPGLFMFGEAFDYDARKIAEHTWPANANVSVLDFPLRGALSSVFGKEQKGFETLAEPLHLVGGPYANPYELMSFYDNHDMARLDATDAGFIDAHNWLFTARGIPVLYYGSETGFMRGRAEHAGNRAYFGQPRVDAAPQSPIFGPLQRIATLREATPALQRGLQVNERLQGDEAVFFRVLQHGDTTQTALVLLNKGGTARSMEVRRYLQPGQWRDALDGGSQQVTGSLKATVPAHGVKVFVLDAPVKQQDLQAELQRAVADQQARSARLAR, encoded by the coding sequence ATGCGTGGTGCGTTGTCTGTTGCTGTCCTGCTTGTTCTTTCCGCCGGCCAGGCCATGGCCGGACCACGCCCGGACTACATCGGTACCACCGAGCCGTTCGCCAGCGATGCGGTGTACTTCGTGGTCACCGACCGCTTCGTCAACGGCGATCCGTCCAACGACCACCGCGACCAGGGCGGCAAACACCGCACCTTCGACATCCCGGTGCCGTGCCCGGACAAGGTGGACGGCAACATCGGCTACCTGGGCGGTGATTTCAAGGGCGTGCTGGACAATGCCGACTACATCCGCAAACTGGGCTTCGGCGCTGTGTGGATCACCCCGATCGTGGACAACCCCGACGAGGCGTTCACCGGCAGCAAGCCGATCAGTTGCACCAGCACCCTGACCGACCGCGGCAAGACTGGTTACCACGGCTACTGGGGCGTCAATTTCTACACGCTGGACGAGCACCTGCCCAGCGCCGACCTGGACTTCGCCGGGCTCACGCGCGGCCTGCACGCGGCCAAGCTGAAGGTGGTGCTGGACATCGTGGGCAACCACGGGTCGCCGGCCTGGACCATGCCCACGCGCCAGCCGCAGTTCGGCCAGATCTTCGACAAGGACGGCACCCTGGTCGCCGACCACCAGAACCTGCCGCCGCAGCAGCTGGACCCGCAGCACAACCGGCTGCATGCGTTCTACAACAACACCGGCCCGGTCGACGGCAAGCACGGCTCGGTCTTCGACGGCAACCTGGCCGAACTGTCCGATTTCAACGAACACAACCCGGCGGTGATGGACTACCTGGTGGGCGCCTACCTACAGTGGACCGCGCAAGGCGTGGACGCGCTGCGCATCGACACCATCGGCTGGCTGCCGCACACGTGGTGGCACGAATTCGTGGGCCGCATCCGCGCCGCGCACCCGGGCTTGTTCATGTTCGGCGAGGCGTTTGATTACGACGCCCGCAAGATCGCCGAGCACACCTGGCCGGCCAACGCCAACGTCAGCGTGCTGGATTTTCCGCTGCGCGGCGCGCTGTCGTCGGTATTCGGCAAGGAGCAGAAGGGCTTTGAGACCCTGGCCGAACCGCTGCACCTGGTGGGCGGCCCGTACGCCAACCCGTATGAGCTGATGAGCTTCTACGACAACCACGACATGGCCCGCCTGGACGCCACCGACGCCGGCTTCATCGACGCGCACAACTGGCTGTTCACCGCGCGTGGCATTCCGGTGCTGTACTACGGCTCGGAAACCGGCTTCATGCGCGGCCGTGCCGAGCACGCCGGCAACCGCGCCTACTTCGGCCAGCCGCGCGTGGATGCCGCGCCGCAGAGCCCGATCTTCGGCCCGCTGCAGCGCATTGCCACCCTGCGCGAGGCGACCCCGGCGCTGCAGCGCGGCCTGCAGGTCAATGAGCGCTTGCAGGGCGACGAAGCGGTGTTCTTCCGCGTGCTGCAGCATGGCGACACCACCCAGACCGCGCTGGTGCTGCTCAACAAGGGGGGCACCGCGCGCAGCATGGAGGTTCGTCGCTATCTGCAGCCGGGCCAGTGGCGCGACGCGTTGGACGGGGGCAGCCAGCAGGTAACCGGCAGCCTGAAAGCCACGGTGCCCGCGCACGGGGTCAAGGTGTTTGTGCTGGACGCCCCGGTGAAGCAGCAGGACCTGCAGGCCGAACTGCAGCGCGCCGTCGCCGACCAGCAGGCGCGCAGCGCACGCCTGGCCCGCTGA